A part of Numenius arquata chromosome 2, bNumArq3.hap1.1, whole genome shotgun sequence genomic DNA contains:
- the GNPTAB gene encoding N-acetylglucosamine-1-phosphotransferase subunits alpha/beta, with product MLLKLLQRQTYTCLSHRYGPCLCLGGLVLMIVSALQFGEVVLEWSRDQYHVMFDSYRDNVAGKSFQNRLCLPMPIDVVYTWVNGTDVELIKELQQVREQMEEEQKIMREILGKNATEPTKKSEKHLECLLTHCIKVPMLVLDPALPTNVTLKDLSSIHPALQAANNMFFVAKPKNPSTNVTVIVFDSPKDVEAAHSGMLKDNGKQIVWRGYLTTDKEVPGLVLMQDLAFLSGFPATFKETNQLRTKLPESLASKVKLLQLYSEASVALLQLNNPKGFQDLSKQAKKNMTIDGKELTLNSAYLLWDLSSVSQSKQDEDISASRFEDNEELRYSLRSIERHAPWVRHIFIVTNGQIPSWLNLDNPRITIVTHQEIFQNVSHLPTFSSPAIESHIHRISGLSQKFIYLNDDVMFGKDVWPDDFYSHSKGQKVYLTWPVPNCAEGCPGSWIKDGYCDKACNNSACDWDGGDCIGNSGGSRYVAGGGAVGGIGNGPPWQFGAGISGVSYCNQGCANSWLADKFCDQACNVLSCGFDAGDCGQDHFEEMYKVTLQLNQTYYVIPKGECLPYFSFSEIAKKGIEGSYSDNPIIRHASVANKWKTIHLLMHSGMNATVIYFNLTFLNKNDEEFKMQVAVEVDTREEPKVNTTSMQKPNSDFKTVTSIPEAEMIFEDIPEEKRFPRVSRCRNGTKESLHEEVIPSVNVSLLPEDVQLALQNLDLKLLNGDITQKGFNLSKAALLRPFQFLTTVKSIIGLEKKGMHNHSDDQKNRTSWQKPYKDVNDGKIKMIKANEVPSKLTGTKGTVVTMNTNKLIYKVKPKSTLPSQSIGNKNETREKVLNSLILRETQKSKQTENVDTGEDAQGMKGGKGHVQVDTNVQERLVGRKLQSYAGSYQGFLPWEKKKYFQDLLDEEESLLKQMSYFTDGKHFGRQLKDTFADSLRYVNKLLNSKFGFTSRKVPAHMPHMIDRTVMQELQDMFPEEFDKTSFHKVRHSEDMQFAFSYFYYLMSAVQPLNISQIFNEVDTDQSGILSDREIRTLATRIHELPLSLQDLTGLEQMLINCSKSLPANITQIHVIPPTQEAYYDPNLPPVTKNLVTNCKPVTDRIRKAYKDKNKYRFEIMGEEEIAFKMIRTNVSHVVGQLDDIRKNPRKFVCLNDNIDHNHKDAQTVKAVLRDFYESMFPIPSQFELPREYRNRFLHMHELQEWRAYRDKLKFWTHCVLVTLIVFTVISFFAEQLIALKRKIFPRRRIQKEVGHERIKV from the exons gtTGTCTTGGAGTGGAGTAGAGACCAGTATCATGTTATGTTTGATTCATACAGAGACAATGTTGCTGGCAAATCATTTCAGAATCG GCTTTGTTTACCCATGCCGATTGATGTGGTATACACCTGGGTGAACGGCACAGATGTTGAACTGATCAAAGAATTGCAACAGGTCAGAGAACAGAtggaggaagaacagaaaataatgag GGAAATACTTGGAAAGAATGCAACAGAACCAACAAAGAAGAG TGAGAAGCATCTGGAGTGTTTGCTGACACACTGCATCAAAGTGCCAATGCTTGTCCTGGATCCTGCGCTGCCTACCAATGTCACACTGAAAGACCTGTCGTCCATTCATCCTGCTTTACAAGCTGCTAACAATATGTTCTTtgtagcaaaaccaaaaaatccttcTACCAACGTGACAGTAATTGTTTTTGATAGCCCTAAGGATG TTGAAGCTGCCCATTCTGGAATGTTAAAAGACAACGGCAAACAGATAGTATGGAGGGGCTATTTG ACTACAGATAAAGAAGTTCCAGGTCTGGTATTAATGCAAGACTTGGCCTTCCTCAGTGGATTTCCAGCTACATTCAAAGAAACAAATCAGCTACGAACAAAACTACCGGAGAGCCTGGCCTCTAAAGTAAAACTG TTGCAGCTCTATTCAGAAGCCAGCGTGGCTCTCTTGCAACTGAATAACCCTAAAGGTTTCCAAGATCTGAGCAAGCAGGCAAAGAAGAACATGACTATAGATGGAAAAGAACTGACGCTTAATTCTGCTTATTTACTATGGGACCTCAGCTCTGTCAGTCAG tctAAACAGGATGAAGATATTTCTGCCAGCCGTTTTGAAGATAATGAAGAGCTGAGATACTCATTGCGATCAATAGAGAGGCATGCCCCGTGGGTACGACATATTTTTATTGTCACTAATGGGCAGATTCCTTCCTGGCTTAACCTGGATAATCCTCGGATAACCATAGTGACACATCAG GAAATATTTCAGAATGTGAGTCACTTGCCTACCTTCAGTTCACCAGCTATTGAAAGTCACATTCATCGTATCAGTGGCCTCTCTCAGAAGTTTATCTATCTCAATGATGATGTTATGTTTGGGAAGGATGTTTGGCCTGATGATTTTTACAGTCACTCTAAAGGTCAAAAG GTTTATTTGACCTGGCCTGTGCCAAACTGTGCTGAGGGATGTCCTGGCTCATGGATTAAAGATGGTTACTGTGACAAAGCCTGTAATAACTCAGCGTGTGATTGGGATGGAGGTGATTGCATTG gTAACAGTGGGGGTAGTCGCTACGTTGCTGGTGGAGGTGCAGTCGGAGGTATCGGGAATGGACCACCATGGCAGTTTGGTGCAGGAATAAGTGGCGTTTCATACTGTAACCAAGGCTGTGCTAATTCCTGGCTAGCAGACAAATTCTGTGATCAGGCCTGCAATGTCCTCTCCTGTGGATTTGATGCTGGTGACTGTGGCCAGG ATCACTTTGAAGAGATGTATAAGGTGACGCTTCAGCTTAATCAGACCTACTATGTTATTCCCAAAGGTGAATGTCTGCCCTACTTCAGCTTCAGTGAAATAGCCAAGAAAGGAATTGAGGGTTCATATAGTGATAATCCAATTATCCGACATGCTTCAGTTGCTAACAAATGGAAGACTATCCACCTCTTAATGCATAGTGGCATGAATGCAACTGTGATCTATTTCAACCTTACGTTTCTAAATAAGAATGATGAAGAGTTTAAAATGCAGGTAGCTGTCGAGGTTGATACTAGAGAGGAACCAAAAGTGAACACAACTTCCATGCAAAAACCCAACTCTGATTTTAAAACTGTAACATCTATACCAGAAGCTGAAATGATATTTGAGGATATTCCTGAAGAAAAACGCTTTCCAAGAGTCAGCAGATGTCGAAATGGCACAAAAGAGAGTCTACATGAAGAGGTGATACCATCAGTAAACGTGTCTCTCCTTCCTGAAGATGTTCAGCTAGCACTGCAAAACCTGGATTTGAAACTACTAAATGGCGATATCACTCAGAAAGGATTTAACCTATCCAAGGCTGCTCTCCTGAGACCTTTTCAGTTCTTAACCACAGTAAAGAGTATCATAGGCCTGGAAAAGAAGGGCATGCATAATCATTCAGATGATCAGAAGAACCGTACCAGCTGGCAGAAGCCTTATAAAGATGTAAATGAtggcaaaataaaaatgataaaagcaAATGAAGTTCCTTCAAAGCTTACAGGAACAAAGGGGACTGTTGTGACAATGAACACAAATAAACTTATTTATAAAGTCAAGCCTAAATCCACACTTCCCTCCCAGAgcataggaaataaaaatgaaactcgAGAAAAAGTATTGAACTCACTCATATTAAGGGAAACtcagaaatcaaaacaaactgaGAATGTAGATACTGGAGAAGATGCACAagggatgaaaggaggaaaaggccATGTGCAGGTGGATACAAATGTACAGGAGAGGCTAGTGGGAAGAAAATTACAGTCTTATGCTGGAAGTTACCAAGGCTTTTTGCCATgggagaaaaagaagtatttccagGACCTTCTTGAT GAAGAAGAGTCATTACTCAAACAAATGTCATACTTTACTGATGGTAAACATTTTGGAAGGCAGCTGAAGGATACATTTGCTGATTCCCTTCGATATGTAAATAAGCTTTTGAACAGCAAATTTGGATTTACATCTCGGAAAGTCCCTGCTCATATGCCTCACATGATTGACCGCACTGTTATGCAAGAGCTGCAGGATAT GTTTCCTGAGGAGTTTGACAAGACATCATTTCACAAAGTGCGGCACTCAGAAGATATGCAGTTTGCTTTTTCGTATTTCTACTATCTTATGAGTGCAGTCCAGCCACTGAACATTTCTCAGATCTTCAATGAGGTTGATACAGACCAATCGGGCATCTTGTCTGACCGAGAGATTCGCACGTTGGCCACAAGAATCCATGAATTGCCACTAAGTTTGCAG gATTTGACAGGTCTAGAACAAATGCTAATAAATTGCTCTAAATCTCTTCCTGCCAACATCACTCAGATCCATGTCATTCCACCAACTCAGGAAGCATATTACGATCCCAATCTG CCTCCAGTAACAAAAAACCTAGTGACTAATTGCAAACCTGTGACTGACAGAATCCGTAAGGCATACAAGGACAAAAACAAATACAG gTTTGAAAtcatgggagaagaggaaattgCCTTCAAAATGATTCGCACAAATGTTTCTCATGTGGTTGGTCAGCTGGACGACATACGAAAAAATCCCAG AAAATTCGTTTGCCTAAATGACAATATTGATCACAATCATAAGGATGCTCAGACAGTGAAAGCGGTGCTTAGGGACTTTTATGAATCAATGTTTCCCATACCCTCTCAATTTGAACTGCCAAGAGAATATCGGAATCGTTTCCTTCACATGCATGAACTCCAAGAATG GAGGGCATATAGAGACAAGCTCAAATTCTGGACCCACTGTGTTCTAGTAACACTGATTGTATTTACAGTCATCTCATTTTTTGCTGAACAG ctAATTGCACTTAAACGAAAGATTTTTCCAAGGAGAAGGATCCAAAAGGAAGTTGGTCATGAACGAATCAAGGTGTAG